A region of the Peromyscus leucopus breed LL Stock chromosome X, UCI_PerLeu_2.1, whole genome shotgun sequence genome:
acttgttcttgcagaggatccaacgGTTTTcaacacccatatcaggcagtccacaaccacctgtaactccagttccaatggatctGACTCTTCTTCTGGCTGCcaggggcacctgcactcacacatgtacatactcatacacgtaattaaaaataaatcagcccaggtggcggtggcagatgcctttaatcccagcactcggaaggcaaaaacaggcagatctctgtgagttcgaggccagcctggtctacagagtgagttccagaagagccagggctgttacatagagaaaccctgtctcaaaataataataataataataataataataataataataatgaaaatcttaaaaagactagaataaaaaaacaacttGCATTCACCTCAGCCAAGCCACCAAAGTAGGCATAAGTAAATTTCATGATGGATTTCTGCCATTGATACTGCTAAATCTTGCTATTCAATAAATGCTAACATTGTGGAAAGATAAAATATGTTCATTTAGGTTctggcacagcacacacatggaacaCTGGCTCAAACGGGCAAAAAGGAAACAAGGAAAGAGGGAGCCATTTTCAATGTAGGTCCATGAACTCAAAAAACCCTGGAATTCACATCAGTGCTCTCAAGAGAACTTGAGCAGGGACAGGACAAACGTGGTATAGCACCCATTATCATTTGCTCTCTGGGACACTGCTCAGTGGGTTATTTTATGCACAACCAATACTCTTCGAAAGGACCTTGAATGGGGAGAGATTGAATGCTTCAAGTGGCAGGTCAGCAAGAGCAGATGACTGGGTGAGAGGGTAGCTGGAGAACTGCTGAAAAGGGTACGGTTGAGCATGCTCTAAGGGACAGGTCCTGGCATGGCCATATGAACCACCCCCTAGTGgcttataaaaatcaaaactctGGGATACTTACTCAGTATGGAATTTTCAGTTGTGAAAACGGTTCGTCTTAATCCCAGTCTCATTGTTCCTCCCAAATCACCAGGGTTGTGTTCGGGCATGTCAATTACCTTTAACAAAACACATCCAGTTTTACCATCTTGCGAGAATGTAGTTTCCCATATTTTCAGCTTTAATTTTAGAGGAACAGTTGTCGGGAAAATATTCCCTCAAGTACTGTGTCTGATCAGTCCTTCCAGGACGACTGATAAAAATCAGCCACCTGTCACATCCTTCCCGAACTGTATAAACCTCTTACCACAAGCTCTCATCTTTCACTCAAGTTATTTACAAAACAGTTTATCAGGGGTGAGTATGTGGCTTGGTTAGTAGAATTCTTatctagcatgtatgaagccctgggtttcatccctagAACTTCATAACagaatggtggcgcacacctgtaatcccagtgctagggaggcagaggcaaggggatctctgtgagttcgaggccagctctggctacatagtaagacactgagaaagaaatagagggagggagggacagagagggaggaagggaaagaaagaggaagaaagagggctgATATAGTTCCACTAgtggagcacttgcccagcatgcacaaaggcctgggtttgatttccagtacctcataaaccagacatggtggtaaaCACCTACAatccaatcccagcactagggaagaagaggcaggaggatcagaagttcaagatcatctttggctGCATAATGAATTCCAAGccaccctgggatacatgagacccacctcaaaaaagaaaaaacagccaggtgtagtggcatacacctttaatcccagcactcaggaggcagagccaggcagatctctgtgagtttgaggccagcctggtctacagagcgagatccaggacaggcaccaaaactacacagagaaaccctgtctcgaaaaaagaaaagaaaaaacaatgagaGGAGACCTTGAAAGATAATTCAGATGATTAAAGTGCcttccatgcaagcatgaggacttgagttaagAGCCCTAGTACCCAATAAAAGTCAGATGTGGTTgttcacatgtacatatgtataaccCCAGTGATCTCACTGCCAACCAGTTTATGCAAATCAATTAGCTCAAAGTTCAGTGAgtaactgtgtctcaaaaaataagagaacCCTTGAGAAAAACACCAGACATCAATCTCTATCCTTAACAtgctgtatgcatatgtgcatacagctacacaaacacatacacataccaagcacacacatacacacactctctccctctcctctcctgtcctctctctatTCTTATACATCCTGTGAGTCAAAAACCTAGCAATGCTGCtgacctctccctcttcttcataTCTAATCTGTCAAGTCCCATTAATTAACCCCTCTGGACCACCTTGTCCTAAATGAAACCCTTGTAAACTCTGAGATATCTGGGTAGCTCAGCCACCCAGTATCAAGGAGCCCTGGCCTCTGGCTGGGGCCTTGCACAAggccttttctcctctcctcactgGGCTGCTCTCAGCTGTCTGCTGCGTGCTTCTGTATGAGAAGGGCAGTTGTTATGTTTCCTTACCAGTGGGCTTTCCAACCAGTAGAAAAGAACTGAAGGAACAagctgaatgaatgaaggaacaaGCTGAATGAACGAACCCCAAGAGAACAATTTCAGATTTGTTGAGTCACACCACAAAAACTCAGAAAGATGTCTATGaataaaatctgttttcattAGCCTAGTAATTCCTTTTCTTCAGTTCTGTTCACTAtgattcattgttttttttcctgttttttggctagttttggtttggtttttggtgttttgagacatggtctcaatatgtagttctggctgtcctggaactcactatatagaacaggctggcttgaactcatagaaattggcctggctctgcctcttgaatgctgggattaaaggcctgtgccaccacacccagcaatgtttttgctattgttgttgttgttgttgttgttgttgttgttgtttaagatgTTAGATCAGAGTGTAGTTGGCTAAAGTCAACCTGTTGTAATAAAATTGCTCAGGTTTCTCATAGAAGATTGCTTACACTCCCACACACGCCCTGAAAGTCACATACAGCTCTAAAGGAATCCTTGACAACTGGAATTTCCTAAAGGatgattttctaagaaaatatttgattttattggTGCCCCAGAAAATGTGTGGAGCCCACTGAACCCTGGGACCCGGGCAAACTCCAAGAGTCACtgagggagagggctggggaaaAATGGAttctacttcctgctggaagtcGTGCTTGATTTCTGAATTGCCTTAACTCCTAGCATGTCCTCCCTATCTTCTTTGGCTGGCAAGTGAGGCTAGAGTGTTACTGAGTGAAGCGAGAGAAGGCAGCCTCCAGCTTAGGAAGCCAAGCTACTTAGAAATGCCCGCTCCTTGTGTGCCTTTTCTAAGAAAAGGTAGGTAAGTTCACAAGAGCTGCCACAGACTATTAAGCAGTTCTATGTCTAGTCAGAGCCTTGGCTTCCATTTAGGTTCCATTCAAGTTCCAAATATGGTGATAAACTCCCCTGGGTTCCTGTCAGAGGTGCACTACAATTCTTCAGGCAGTTCACCTTTATTTACTATATAGGGTCCGACTACCTAGAGTCTTTGAAGGTAAACTGCTTCAGTTATTAGTGACTATGGTAATCAAGAAATATATTGGTCTAAACTATTGAAAACAGAGTAAAAAACAATTAAGAACAGAATGGGAGAACGCCAGAGAGAGAggtcagcaattaagagcatgtgttggttactcttgcaaaggacccaggttctgttcccagcatgcaAGATTtgctgggtttgagccccagcaccacataaaccagggcATGGCTgtgatacatagcaagttctacacctgcctgagctacatgagactcttgtctcaaaagagataaaatggggcgggggggggcccCGGGGAGATGGCAAGTGATGGCCTCTCAGGTTATACAAGCAACCTAATTAGGCAACAAACAGACCCAAAAAGTCTAAGAGAAGAGAGCAACATGGTTTGAAAGCATGATAATTTTATCACTGTCAAGTGGTTAGTGAACCCCAAGTGCCTTTATATTTATCCCCAACATTTCAGTTTTTGCATCTGAAAGGAAAAAGCTTCTTCCTTTGCAAAACTATTTCCTTGACCCCACTATTGGCTGGGATCTGACCCCCACATTCTGTCCTTTCTTGAAACAGAGCCATATAGcatacaaaaaaatttttttaaagatcaataAGTTATAAAGCTTTGAGAGATGTAAAGGCACCGCACAAGGATAACAAAGGCACTAATTAACCTTGACTGAGATATTCTGCAACCTCGATAAAAGTGTAATGAGTTCAAGTCCTTCAGCGTCCCAGGGTACCTTAAACCAAGTGTATGGAAGTCCGAGTCTCTTATCAATGATGAAATTCCTTAATGGCAGTGTGCATGGGGCCTCCCTGACTGCATCCTGGGAACTGGTTCCTTATCTGAATATTTCACTTGGACAAAACCGGAACATCTACTCCCAGAAGACcctttccactccctcctcctcttcctcattaaaaaaaaatacatttatttagagTGTTGTTGTGTGTGATTGAGAGAGGGTGCTTGTGTGCCACAGAGGGTGTGTAGAGGCTGGAGGCCAACTTTCAGTAGCTGTTCTCGCCTTCCGCCATGTAACTACCAGGGAcaggactcaggtcatcaggcttggcagcaagcacctttatccactgagccattttgtcagccctttgcttttgttgttgtctcCCTTTATACAGGACTAGTAATTAAACCTAGAGTTTCATACATGGTAGGTAaacactctacctctgagctatatccctagcccgGTTTCTAGTGATTTGCCCAGACTTTCTAGTGTGTTCCTCAAGTTCTCTTTACAAAGATCCCccaatctgttctctcctcctgtcCACTGGGTTCTTGGggttctctctccctttttggTTTTCAAAGTTTCTTGTAGCTTGCGCTTTCCTGAACTCGCTTGgacagctgcctcgaactcacgagatccctgctctgctccgtGCTGGATTGGCGTCTCTCCCTTTTTTTAAGCCTTACTCTAATTTGGATTCTCTATGAGTCCTGTTGAAGATGTGCATAGAATTAGGAACCAACTTGACGTCATTAGTAAGTTACCTAACACTGTCCTGCTACTTGCTCCAGCAGTCTCTGTCACTGCAAATCAAAGGAACCCTCTTGAGTGGCCCTCAGGTCTCCTCACCTCATGCATGACCTAGCAAGCTGGACTTTCCTCATAGATTCAAACCTGCACTTTCTACTCAGCTAGGCAAGTCCAATGCCAATGGCCCCTCCACTCCCTGTTCCCCCACCACACTCCCATACACAGACCACTTCTTCATTCCATTTCTAAAGAGGCTTTCTCCCTACTTCATCAAAGATGCCATGATTTGAGACATGCTCCAATTCTCCTTATTGCCCTATAATGAATATGCTCTCCTTACCAAATAAATCATCTACATATTGTTAATTCATTTCCCATACTCCTCCAAAGATGTTCACATTCTAGTTCTTAGCCCCGAAGAACATGTGGACCTTTTGTGACATTCGAATTTACAAATGGGATTATGTTAAAGTTCCTGGAAGTGGGAGGGGGCTTTCTTGCTGTGTCATGATCAGACAGAAGGCATCCCAtaggctggagagaggagaggcgGGATGAAGTCAGCATTTCTAAGGAATTCACCCCTGGCACAGATGTTTCTTCGGGGTTATGAGGATAAACCCACATAATCATGTGGGAccttgagagaggaaggaaggtcagAATCAGAGGTGAAATGATAGACAGACTGGATGATGCCAAGCTTCTGACTTTCAGGATGGAGAGTGTATCCATGACCAAGCAGCCTCCAGAAGGTGAAAACCTAAGCCGTCTCTCCTGGAACTTCAGAAGGAACACGTCCTGTCAACCCATTTTAAACTTCTGACCTACAAAAGGGAGCAAGTTGTCCCAGGTACTGTGTTGGTGAGAACTTAACAAAGCAGCAACAGGAATCCAATGCTGTCCCAAAGGGAACAGTATCCATTTCAGAATGTTGCTACAATGATTTCAGGGGGCTATAGAAGTTGAGTGCCTGTCGtataaaaacaaaccacaaccaCAGCCCTCAGTAGGCATTGGCTCCTATGCGGACACCTCTGGGGACTCAGAACTGAAGACTAGCACAGACAGGAGATACACACTCCAGGCCAaggctggaaggagaaaagaaaatgaactctgaTGGTCCAGGGAGGGCAGGCACCACATAAAGGCCAAGTAAGGGGGACAGGTGTGCTGTCACTTTTAAGGACAACTAAAATTAAGTTATCCttttaaataactaaaattaaGTTCCTTAGAAAGGATGAGTTCAgggtattttaaatttcaaagtaaaaaagaTAACATACAATAGCATTTCATATCCACCTTGTTTTGTGGGGACTTGGTCATTAGTAACACTAATACAATTAGTAAtacaaaaggatttttttaagacaaggtctcatgtagcccaggttggcctcaaactccctatatgTAGCAGAGGaggaccttaaacttctgattccctttctccacctcccaagtgctgggattccaggtgtgcaccacataGGCCGAAAGTCATTGAGGCTACACATCCCTCATTTCAAGGGAAGGAAGACCTCTGCTAAAAATGGCCCAGTGCTGCCTGTCAGAACTCAGGCTCGGAGCAAACACTAACAGAACTGGAAAAATACCCTGGGCTTCTTCTCAGATTTTCGTGCTCATCGCCTCCAGTGTTCTCTCGCGtgtcttatttttacctttatcTTAGCACAAGGGTAACCCAGCAGTCAGAAACAAAAATCCACTAATAGTCTCATGAAACATTAACTAACAATGTATGGAAACATGCCATAAATGCAGGGTGTGTTCAAAAGAGTGTGTTTTGAaatgagagaaggggaaagaatgaCAGGTACAAGGCTGGTAATGGAAAAATGGAGAGGCAAAGGTTGGGCAACACCTCTCTGCTCAGTTGCTTGATCTTTGGAcagacttcatttattttttttaccccCTCAGGAAGACTCTCGGCACCTGCGGCTTCTGTGACCATGTTATTCTGCTCAGAATCAATAGCATGGAATGCCTGAAGGAAAAAATCCtgtgggctgggaatgtagctcagtgggtagagtgcttgcttaggtagcatgcatgaaaccctggcttccatccccaacaccacataaactagACATGGCCTAGACTACTTTAAACCTGATCCTTAGAATTCATGTATTATGTATTTGTTATACTTTTACACATCATATGTGCCCCATGATATGAAGTAAGTATAGTATATAAAACATCTCTTCTAGAATCTACTGATATTTGGATTATATGTagtaattaaaatcatttttcaataTAGCCACAAGAAATATGACACCAACTCCCATCAGTTTTAGCTCCAAAATGATCATTTGAGAAAACAATTGAGGAGATTGAAATATGCTGTGATAACACCACTGAGGTTCTATCGAAAAAAGTTCTTGTCCTTAGGAGACACAGGCTAAGGTAGTTGCAAGAAACCAGTGAGACTCCACAACTTCTTCTCAAATGATTGATGAGGAGGAAAGAATTGGCCCAGAAAAGGGGAAAGCACATGTGGAAATGTTATCAGGTAGAGTCTAATCAAAAGGTACACTTCTGTATTATTCCTGCCACTTTGCTTTAGATGGAAAGATGTTAGAGTGAGGCGATCGACCAGGAGGACTGAGATAGGAGGACCAGGAaggagttcaagggtagcctgaaCTACATTGTGAGTTGGGCTACAcaaggagatcctgtctcagcaaCCAATGGCAACAAAGAAAGACATTGGAAGAAAAACTATAGTCCTTACTACGATTAGTCACAAAAGCTCGCTTCCTCCCAGGAAACTAGAACTTACatgtaaaacaagcaaacaaaaacactggAAATTTgctaaaacctttaaaaaaactgTAGCCAAAATCAGAGTATTACCATGTAAAATCATCAACTAAAAGCCATACAAGCTGGCCATGGGAGCCCACACCCGCAATCCCAGcacagctgaggcagaggcagaaggaccaggaattcaaggttatccttggccaGGCTGGGCCTCCTGAGAGCCCCTGGCTCCAAAAATCAACCAATCATGAGTTTGGAGATATAAGTGCTCAGAGCGTAAGAGCACTTGAGCACAAGCACAAGGAACTGAATTTAcatcccaacacccatgtaataAATAGGTCAGGCCTGGCTgtgtgcctgcaaccccagcactatgggggtggagagcagagaaagggTTCACTGGGCTTGCTGGTTACCAACCTAGCTCAGGTTCCATGACAAACCCTATCTCGAGGGAACAGGGTGGAAGACtaatagagcaggacacctgacaccCTACACAACTgtacacaaatgtgtacacatgtatacaccacactcatgtgcgcgcacacacacacacacacacacacacacacacacacacacacacaatagatagacctacctacctaccaaccGACAGGCTAACCTACAATGCCAGTAACTCCAATAAGTGGGTTAATACATAAGTCTGTATTGGAGTCAGGTAAACtgcaataaaacacacaaaacctATAGAATAATAAATGCTCAGGATTGACCAGCATCGTGTGAGCAACACCACAGCATTTCACATTTGTTCTCGATGTGAATAAGGTCCTAGAGTTTTAGAGGTGAAAAACATCTTGGCAAAGTACAGTCCCCTATTTCAAACCTGAATTTGTAGGTAGTATActgcaggtcagagaacagtttaaGTGTCCAAGTGTTTAAAAGCTGTTGAAGTGCTTTTGAAGTCAATCTGGCACTCCTACCTGTGACTTACAATCAGCGTTAGAGTAATGTCCCCAAGAAATGTCCTAGCTTTTCATGGAcctctttccagaaaaaaaaaaatcaatttcatctCTAATTTCAAATCCTGGCTAGTCCAAAAATCCTGAAATAGTTCCAATTGCTTAAGCATAAGTTGAGTGTTTTCACAAGTTTTAGAATGATTTAGCAAAGTATATTTTGTTACAAGCAGGAGAAATattgccagacatggtggcatacactgtTAATTCCAatacaggaggcaggaggcagatctctgtaagttcaaggctagcttggtctatatagcaagctccagggtagccaggagtgacagagggagaggaagggagaaaggagggcgAGAAGGAGGGATGtaagtataaagaaaataaaaagcagagatAGGAACAATAATCAAAAAGATAGAAAATGGCATGTTACTCAAAAATCTTACTTTgccaaataaaatcagaaatttttatccatcttctcttttttgtttgtttgtttgtttgttttaaggcaggatttctctatgtagccctagctgtcctggaactagctctgtagaccactgcctctgcctcctgagtgttgagattaaaggcatgggccaccaccacgcGGCCcagttctgtattttttttttgagacagggtttctctgtgcagttttggtgcctgtcctggatctccctctgtagcccaggctggcctccaactcacagagctctgcctgcttctgcctcccgagtgctgggactaaaggcgtgcgtcaccactgcctggctccaattctgtatttttaaaagctgtgtaATACTGTTCTTCTgtgacagaattttttttttctgcataagaaaaaaaattttttcaagcCTAAATCTGCAATCTCGTTGCTTTCAGAAATGTGAGCTGTGAGCAAGATAAAAATTGGAGGGAAAATaattctaagaaaaagaaaatacaggtttTATTCTTGGGACCCTGAACCATTAAGCAACTGTTGAAGTCACTCTTTATCGGAGCTTGCCCTTAATTGAGTCTTAAAGCCTGGTTTCAGAACCCATTAATCATTACCCTTAAAGAGTAAACAGGGGAATTTCCTAATCAGGTGGTATGTCTGAAAAGACTATAAAAGAGCTCCTCCTCGGCTCCTCATCGCTTCTCCCCGTTGCTTTGCGGCTTGGCTCGTGCAGTGCTTGCACTGACTGGTGAGCAGCTCCGTGTGATCTGAACCCGGCCCACTagcttctgggtgctggggagagaGCGAGCCCGGGGCTTCcagcaggctaagcaagcactcCGCTAACAGCTGTTTTGAACATCACTTAGGAACTAATAATGCTGTTCCCATctacctctcttctcctctcccttttccttcttctctcccttgtctTTCCCGGAAAACCTTGTGGGGAACACGTGACATGGAAGCTCCACTTCAGCTTTTTGGTAACTCTATTTTCTTCCCAATTTAGAGGACAGCAGAATGAGCACTAAGAAGTCTCCTGAAGAAATGAAGAGCATCTTCCAAAAATATGCGGCCAAGGAAGGCGATCCAAACCAGCTATCAAAGGAGGAGCTGAAGCTGCTGATTCAGTCAGAATTCCCCAGTCTCCTGAAGGTGAGTGCACACCTGAGCAGCCAGAGGCTGCTGCCTCTGAGGGTGGGAGAGGAGAATAGCTGAGGGCCTAGGGCTGAGGACTGCCTCTGAAATACTGACCACAGCCCTGTGCGGATATGGCCACATACAACCCAGGGCGTAGCAAAGACTAAataggcactctaccactgagctccagcctAAATCCACatgacttttgtttttagaacacacacacctgctgaaAACATTATTATAATCTGGTGTTTCCTAATTTTCTTATAATGCACAATAACTTTGTGCATgtgttgctgggacttgaacccaagaccttcacacatgcatgtggagatttGTTGTATAGTAAAGTACATATACTTAACACTACTGAACTGTCCACATAAGAAAGGCTagatgagggactggagagatggctcagcagttaggagcatttactactcttgcagagagcCCAGGTTTGGGTCTCAGTAGGCACATGGCTGCTCACACCATCTTTAACTCTgggttcaggggatccaatgtcctcttcttgcTTCTATGGGCACCAAACGCCCATGgcacatattcatacatgcagacaaaacgcatatactcataaaattttctttaaatctttaaagaaataagtcttttttaaatgGACACATGATAAATTGTTAGAATTTTAacgtttttgaaacaggatctatGTAGCCCAATctgacctaaaactcactatgcCGTCCAAGTTAACCTCAAACTAAAtgcaatccccctgcttcagccttctaagtagttgggattacaggcttgagctACCAGGTCCAATTTGAAGAATGTTTTCAGAGATATAAAGAAGTTCAGATctcttccaggacagccagggctaaatagaCAAGCCCtgcctctaaaacaaaacaaaaaagtttagaTCTTATCAAATATATCAAAATGCAGATTATGACTATTAGAGAATAACAAATGTGCTATATAGTGTTAAAATTTTCTAAagagcaaggggctggagagatggctcagtggttaagagcacatgacGCTCTTTCCAAGAGACCTGGCTTCAGATCCAGCACTCCTCTCAAGTAACTTACAACcacctacagctccagaggatctgatggcaTTTACTGGGCTCTGGGGGCAACTGCACTCACAAGTACATGCCcacagacagatgcacacacatgcacataagtatGTTTTAAATGGGCAACGGGTGGTACACTCACTCATCTAatctcagtactctggaggcagaggcaggtggatctctgttgagttcgaggccagcctggtctacagagtgggtttcaGACTAGTCAGGGATACATAATGAGGCCCTGTTTcgaagataaatttaaaaagtaagatagAACCCAGTTAGGTTACATAAAACCACACCTAGCATTTTATTGTCAGTGGCAGGTGACTGAAACCTAGGCTGCCTTCTTGGAAGGAAAAATCCAGGTCCTCTAATTTCCGAGATGCGTTCCAGCATCCTATctaaattttcttccttctcctaccCCATTCTTTTTGTCTAAAACCAGGGTTCAAGTGCTCTAGACAATCTCTTTGAAGAGCTGGATAAGAATGGCGATGGAGAAGTCAGTTTCGAAGAATTCCAAGCATTTTTCAAAAAGATATCACAATGAAGAAGCCATCAAGGAGCCCCATCACCACGTACTGATTGAATCCTTTGCAATCATAAAGATCTAGCTGTGAGAGCAAGATACTGTTAATAAAGCAAATTCTAAGACATGTCTGTCTCTCTTGTCtgttgttgaatattattttaaggtgtgttacttttgttcatgtttcgtttgtttaactctgtgaagctgtgttactgtgcctgtgtaaaagacctgatggcctaataaagaactggccaatagcaaggcaggagaaagaataggcagggctggcaggcagaaagaatatatagaaggagaaaactgggaggagagatctaagatctaggagctaaaggaggaggaggactccaggggccagccacacagccacacagccacacaaccacacagcctcacagcctcaaagccacaaagccacacagccacacagccacacagcaagccatggagtaagagtaagatttacagaagtaagagaatgggaaaagcccagagtaaataggataatttaagaaaaggaaagctggctagaaactaagccaagctaagg
Encoded here:
- the S100g gene encoding protein S100-G, which translates into the protein MSTKKSPEEMKSIFQKYAAKEGDPNQLSKEELKLLIQSEFPSLLKGSSALDNLFEELDKNGDGEVSFEEFQAFFKKISQ